A region of Pseudomonas putida DNA encodes the following proteins:
- a CDS encoding DedA family protein has protein sequence MLQQFLQDFGYFALFLGTFFEGETILVLAGFLAFRGYMDIKLVCLVAFLGSYAGDQLWYFMGRRHGRKILARKPRWQAMGDRALDHIRRHPDIWVLSFRFVYGLRTVMPVAIGLSGYPPRRYLLLNGIGAAIWALALGAAAYHFGAILEGLLGNVKRYELWVLGGLLLLGALLWLRRRFRTLRAERKAAALGQAPDAEQAVSQEQEPPQRRDHR, from the coding sequence ATGCTTCAACAATTCCTGCAGGATTTCGGCTACTTTGCCCTTTTTCTAGGCACCTTCTTTGAAGGCGAGACCATCCTGGTGCTTGCGGGTTTTCTCGCGTTCCGCGGATACATGGACATCAAGCTGGTGTGCCTGGTGGCCTTTTTGGGCAGCTATGCCGGCGATCAGCTGTGGTACTTCATGGGCCGTCGCCATGGGCGCAAGATCCTGGCACGCAAGCCGCGCTGGCAGGCCATGGGTGATCGGGCACTGGACCACATCCGCCGCCACCCCGACATCTGGGTGCTGAGTTTTCGCTTCGTCTATGGCCTGCGCACGGTCATGCCGGTGGCCATTGGCCTGTCGGGCTATCCGCCGCGCCGCTACCTGCTGCTCAACGGCATCGGCGCTGCCATCTGGGCACTGGCACTGGGGGCTGCGGCCTATCACTTCGGCGCCATCCTCGAAGGCCTGCTGGGCAATGTGAAGCGGTACGAGCTATGGGTGCTCGGCGGCTTGCTGTTGCTAGGCGCCCTGCTCTGGCTGCGCCGGCGCTTCCGCACCCTGCGCGCGGAGCGCAAGGCGGCGGCACTTGGCCAGGCCCCAGACGCTGAGCAGGCTGTAAGCCAGGAGCAGGAACCACCCCAGCGGCGTGATCACCGCTAA
- the ppk1 gene encoding polyphosphate kinase 1 produces MNNEVLTPVVIKDAQAVPEEMVQTPPDLPPAPEPELEPEPVVEAAAPASAPAPAPAPAIAVPGLDDSSLYIHRELSQLQFNIRVLEQALDESYPLLERLKFLLIFSSNLDEFFEIRVAGLKKQINFAREQAGADGLQPHQALARISELVHTEVDRQYAILNDVLLPELEKHHIRFIRRRYWTPKLKTWVRRFFRDEIAPIITPIGLDPTHPFPLLVNKSLNFIVELEGVDAFGRDSGLAIIPAPRLLPRVIRVPEEVGGPGANYVFLSSMIHAHADDLFQGMKVKGCYQFRLTRNADLALDSEEVDDLARALRGELFSRRYGDAVRLEVADTCPKHLSDYLLKQFSLSESELYQVNGPVNLTRLFSITGLDSHPELQYTPFTPAIPKLLVNADNIFSVISKQDILLMHPFESFTPVVDLLRQAAKDPHVLAVRQTLYRSGANSEIVDALVDAARNGKEVTAVIELRARFDEESNLQMASRLQAAGAVVIYGVVGFKTHAKMMLILRREQGEIVRYAHLGTGNYHAGNARLYTDYSLLTSDDALTEDVGKLFSQLIGMGKTLRMKKLLHAPFTLKKGMLDMIARETQFALEGKPAHIIAKFNSLTDAKVIKALYKASQSGVRIDLVVRGMCCLRPGIPGVSHNIHVRSIIGRFLEHTRVFYFLNGGEEQIYLSSADWMERNLDKRVETCFPVEGKKLLLRVKKELESYLTDNTHAWTLQSDGRYVRSTPTGNQNPRSAQATLLERLSNPVLNVR; encoded by the coding sequence ATGAATAATGAAGTGCTCACCCCTGTCGTGATCAAGGACGCCCAGGCAGTCCCCGAAGAGATGGTGCAGACGCCGCCAGACCTGCCTCCGGCGCCAGAGCCAGAGTTGGAGCCAGAGCCGGTGGTCGAGGCTGCGGCCCCTGCATCGGCACCGGCCCCCGCGCCGGCACCGGCGATCGCCGTCCCCGGCCTGGACGACAGCAGCCTGTACATTCATCGCGAGCTGTCGCAGCTGCAGTTCAACATTCGGGTGCTGGAGCAGGCGCTGGACGAGAGCTACCCGCTGCTCGAACGCCTGAAATTCCTGCTGATCTTCTCCAGCAACCTCGATGAATTCTTCGAGATCCGCGTCGCCGGCCTGAAGAAGCAGATCAACTTCGCCCGCGAACAGGCCGGTGCCGACGGTTTGCAGCCGCACCAGGCCCTGGCGCGCATCAGCGAGCTGGTGCACACCGAGGTGGATCGTCAGTACGCCATCCTCAACGACGTGCTGTTGCCGGAGCTGGAAAAGCACCATATCCGCTTCATCCGCCGCCGTTACTGGACGCCCAAGCTCAAGACCTGGGTGCGGCGTTTCTTCCGCGACGAGATCGCCCCGATCATCACCCCGATCGGCCTTGACCCGACGCACCCGTTCCCATTGCTGGTGAATAAGAGCCTCAACTTTATCGTCGAGCTTGAAGGCGTCGATGCCTTCGGCCGCGATTCGGGCTTGGCGATCATCCCGGCGCCGCGCCTGTTGCCGCGGGTCATCCGAGTACCTGAAGAGGTCGGTGGCCCGGGTGCCAACTACGTATTCCTGTCGTCGATGATCCACGCCCACGCCGACGACCTGTTCCAGGGCATGAAGGTCAAGGGCTGCTATCAGTTCCGCCTGACCCGCAACGCCGACCTGGCGCTGGACTCCGAAGAAGTCGACGACCTGGCCCGCGCCCTGCGCGGCGAGCTGTTCTCGCGCCGTTACGGTGATGCCGTGCGCCTTGAGGTGGCCGATACCTGCCCGAAACACCTCTCGGATTACCTGCTCAAGCAGTTCAGCCTGAGCGAGAGTGAGCTGTACCAGGTCAACGGTCCGGTCAACCTGACCCGCCTGTTCAGCATCACCGGCCTCGACAGCCACCCGGAACTGCAATACACGCCGTTCACCCCGGCGATCCCCAAGCTGCTGGTAAATGCCGACAACATCTTCAGCGTGATCAGCAAGCAGGACATCCTGCTGATGCACCCGTTCGAGTCGTTCACGCCGGTGGTCGACCTGCTGCGTCAGGCCGCCAAGGACCCGCATGTGCTCGCCGTGCGCCAGACCTTGTACCGCTCCGGCGCCAACTCGGAGATCGTCGACGCCCTGGTGGACGCCGCCCGTAACGGCAAGGAGGTCACTGCGGTAATCGAGTTGCGTGCGCGCTTCGACGAAGAGTCCAACTTGCAGATGGCCAGCCGCCTGCAAGCCGCGGGTGCGGTGGTGATCTATGGTGTGGTCGGTTTTAAGACCCACGCCAAGATGATGCTGATCTTGCGGCGCGAGCAGGGTGAAATCGTCCGCTACGCGCACCTGGGTACCGGTAACTACCACGCCGGCAACGCCCGTCTGTACACCGACTACAGCCTGCTGACTTCCGACGACGCCCTCACCGAAGACGTCGGCAAGCTGTTCAGCCAGCTGATCGGCATGGGCAAGACCCTGCGCATGAAGAAGCTGCTGCACGCACCCTTCACCCTGAAGAAGGGCATGCTCGACATGATTGCCCGCGAGACCCAGTTCGCGCTCGAAGGCAAGCCCGCGCACATCATCGCCAAGTTCAACTCGCTGACCGATGCCAAGGTTATCAAGGCGCTGTACAAGGCCAGCCAGTCTGGTGTGCGCATCGACCTGGTCGTGCGCGGCATGTGCTGCCTGCGGCCAGGCATTCCGGGGGTGTCGCACAACATTCACGTGCGCTCGATCATCGGCCGCTTCCTGGAGCACACCCGGGTGTTCTACTTCCTCAATGGCGGCGAGGAGCAGATCTACCTGTCCAGTGCCGACTGGATGGAGCGCAACCTCGACAAGCGCGTCGAGACCTGCTTCCCGGTCGAAGGCAAGAAGTTGTTGCTGCGGGTGAAGAAAGAGCTGGAAAGCTACCTGACCGACAACACCCATGCCTGGACGCTGCAGTCGGATGGGCGCTACGTGCGCAGCACCCCGACCGGCAACCAGAACCCGCGCAGTGCCCAGGCGACCCTGCTGGAGCGCCTGAGCAACCCGGTCCTCAACGTACGCTGA
- the ppx gene encoding exopolyphosphatase translates to MPHTNAKNLSLIAAIDLGSNSFHMVVAKAHHTEIRILERLGEKVQLAAGIDEERKLSEEAMQRGLDCLKRFAQLINGLPAGAVRIVGTNALREARNRNEFIQRAEAILGHPVEVISGREEARLIYLGVSHTLADNPGKRLVADIGGGSTEFIIGQRFEPLLRESLQMGCVSFTQRYFRDGKITPARYAQAYTAARLELMSIENALHRLTWDEAIGSSGTIRAIGAAIKASGLGNGEVNAEGLAWVKRKLFKLGEVDKIDFEGIKPDRRTIFPAGLAILEAIFDALELQRMDHCDGALREGVLFDLLGRHHHEDVRERTLNSLMERYHVDQGQAARVERKALHAFDQVAKAWSLEDGNWRDLLGWAAKVHEVGLDIAHYHYHKHGAYLIEHSDLSGFSREDQQMMALLVRGHRRNIPKDKFAEFGDEGVQLIRLCVLLRFAILFHHIRGTQQMPKVQLQAGDNSLDVVFPQDWLEQNQLTQADFANEAEWLARVGFVLSVR, encoded by the coding sequence ATGCCGCATACCAACGCGAAGAACCTGTCTCTGATCGCCGCCATCGACCTTGGCTCCAACAGTTTTCACATGGTCGTGGCCAAGGCCCACCACACCGAGATCCGCATTCTCGAACGGCTGGGGGAAAAGGTTCAGCTGGCCGCCGGCATCGACGAAGAGCGCAAGCTCAGCGAAGAAGCCATGCAACGGGGCCTCGACTGCCTCAAGCGCTTCGCCCAGCTGATCAACGGCCTGCCTGCAGGGGCCGTGCGCATCGTGGGCACCAACGCCCTGCGCGAAGCGCGCAACCGCAACGAATTCATCCAGCGCGCCGAGGCCATTCTCGGCCATCCGGTGGAGGTGATCTCCGGCCGCGAGGAAGCCCGCCTGATCTACCTGGGCGTCTCGCACACCCTGGCCGACAACCCCGGCAAGCGCCTGGTCGCCGACATCGGCGGCGGCAGTACCGAGTTCATCATCGGCCAGCGCTTCGAGCCACTGCTGCGCGAGAGCCTGCAGATGGGCTGCGTCAGCTTCACCCAGCGCTACTTCCGCGACGGCAAAATCACCCCGGCGCGTTATGCCCAGGCCTACACTGCCGCGCGCCTGGAGCTGATGAGCATCGAAAACGCCCTGCACCGCCTGACCTGGGACGAAGCCATCGGCTCGTCCGGGACCATCCGGGCCATCGGCGCGGCCATCAAGGCCAGCGGCCTGGGCAATGGCGAGGTCAACGCCGAGGGGCTGGCGTGGGTTAAGCGCAAGCTGTTCAAGCTGGGGGAGGTCGACAAGATCGACTTCGAAGGCATAAAGCCGGACCGTCGCACCATCTTCCCGGCTGGCCTGGCGATTCTCGAAGCCATCTTCGACGCCCTCGAACTGCAACGCATGGATCACTGCGACGGCGCCCTGCGCGAAGGGGTGCTGTTCGACCTGCTGGGCCGCCATCACCACGAAGACGTGCGCGAGCGCACCCTCAACTCATTGATGGAGCGCTACCACGTCGATCAGGGCCAGGCCGCGCGCGTCGAACGCAAGGCGCTGCATGCGTTCGACCAGGTCGCGAAGGCCTGGAGCCTGGAAGACGGCAATTGGCGCGATCTTCTGGGCTGGGCTGCGAAAGTGCACGAAGTAGGGCTGGATATCGCCCACTACCACTACCACAAGCACGGCGCCTACCTGATCGAACATTCCGACCTGTCGGGCTTCTCCCGTGAGGACCAGCAGATGATGGCCTTGCTGGTACGCGGCCATCGCCGCAACATCCCCAAGGACAAGTTCGCCGAGTTCGGTGATGAAGGGGTGCAGCTGATTCGCCTGTGCGTGCTGCTGCGCTTCGCCATCCTGTTCCACCACATCCGTGGTACTCAGCAGATGCCCAAGGTGCAGCTGCAAGCTGGTGACAACAGCCTCGACGTAGTCTTCCCGCAAGACTGGCTGGAACAGAACCAGCTGACCCAGGCCGACTTCGCCAACGAGGCGGAGTGGCTGGCCCGGGTCGGCTTCGTCCTCAGCGTACGTTGA
- the trxA gene encoding thioredoxin TrxA, with protein MSDKIKHVTDASFEADVLQAQGPVLVDYWAEWCGPCKMIAPVLDDIAATYEGKLTVAKLNIDENQETPAKHGVRGIPTLMLFKNGNVEATKVGALSKSQLAAFLDAHL; from the coding sequence ATGAGCGACAAAATCAAACACGTCACCGACGCCAGCTTCGAAGCCGACGTACTGCAGGCTCAAGGCCCGGTGCTGGTTGACTACTGGGCTGAATGGTGCGGCCCATGCAAGATGATCGCTCCGGTGCTGGACGACATCGCTGCCACCTATGAGGGCAAACTGACCGTCGCCAAGCTGAACATTGACGAGAACCAGGAAACCCCCGCCAAGCATGGCGTGCGTGGCATCCCGACGCTGATGCTGTTCAAGAACGGCAACGTCGAGGCCACCAAGGTCGGCGCATTGTCGAAATCGCAGCTGGCCGCGTTCCTCGACGCCCACCTGTGA
- the rho gene encoding transcription termination factor Rho — translation MNLTELKQKPITDLLEMAEQMGIENMARSRKQDVIFALLKKHAKSGEEISGDGVLEILQDGFGFLRSADASYLAGPDDIYVSPSQIRRFNLRTGDTIVGKIRPPKEGERYFALLKVDTINFDRPENAKNKILFENLTPLFPNKRLKMEAGNGSTEDLTGRVIDLCAPIGKGQRGLIVAPPKAGKTIMLQNIAANITRNNPECHLIVLLIDERPEEVTEMQRTVRGEVVASTFDEPPTRHVQVAEMVIEKAKRLVEHKKDVVILLDSITRLARAYNTVIPSSGKVLTGGVDAHALEKPKRFFGAARNIEEGGSLTIIATALVETGSKMDEVIYEEFKGTGNMELPLDRRIAEKRVFPAININRSGTRREELLTADDELQRMWILRKLLHPMDEIAAIEFLVDKLKQTKTNDEFFLSMKRK, via the coding sequence ATGAACCTGACTGAACTCAAGCAAAAGCCGATTACCGATCTGCTGGAAATGGCCGAACAGATGGGCATCGAAAACATGGCCCGTTCGCGCAAACAGGACGTGATTTTCGCCCTGCTGAAGAAGCACGCGAAAAGCGGCGAAGAGATCTCGGGTGACGGCGTGCTGGAGATTCTCCAGGATGGTTTCGGTTTCCTGCGTTCGGCTGATGCGTCCTACCTGGCCGGCCCTGACGACATCTACGTCTCGCCTAGCCAGATCCGCCGTTTCAACCTGCGAACCGGCGACACCATCGTCGGCAAGATCCGCCCGCCGAAGGAAGGGGAGCGTTACTTCGCCCTGCTGAAGGTCGACACGATCAACTTCGATCGCCCGGAAAACGCGAAGAACAAAATCCTGTTCGAGAACCTGACGCCGCTGTTCCCCAACAAGCGTCTGAAGATGGAAGCCGGCAACGGCTCCACCGAGGACCTCACCGGCCGTGTCATCGACCTGTGCGCACCCATCGGTAAAGGCCAGCGTGGCCTGATCGTCGCCCCGCCGAAAGCGGGTAAAACGATCATGCTGCAGAACATCGCGGCCAACATCACCCGTAACAACCCCGAGTGCCACCTGATCGTCCTGCTGATCGACGAGCGTCCGGAAGAAGTGACCGAAATGCAGCGCACCGTGCGCGGCGAAGTGGTTGCCTCGACCTTCGACGAGCCGCCGACCCGCCACGTGCAGGTTGCCGAAATGGTGATCGAGAAGGCCAAACGCCTGGTCGAGCACAAGAAAGATGTGGTCATCCTGCTTGACTCCATCACCCGTCTGGCGCGTGCCTACAACACCGTGATCCCGAGCTCCGGCAAGGTCCTCACCGGTGGTGTCGACGCCCACGCCCTGGAGAAGCCGAAGCGCTTCTTCGGTGCCGCGCGTAACATCGAGGAAGGCGGTTCGCTGACCATCATCGCCACCGCGCTGGTCGAAACCGGCTCGAAGATGGACGAAGTGATCTACGAAGAGTTCAAGGGTACCGGCAACATGGAACTGCCCCTGGACCGCCGCATCGCCGAGAAGCGTGTGTTCCCGGCCATCAACATCAACCGCTCCGGCACCCGCCGCGAAGAGTTGCTGACCGCCGACGACGAACTGCAGCGCATGTGGATCCTGCGCAAGCTGCTGCACCCGATGGACGAGATCGCTGCCATCGAGTTCCTGGTCGACAAGC